Proteins from one Bartonella sp. HY328 genomic window:
- a CDS encoding HPr family phosphocarrier protein, with translation MSQTQLSSPLVFAEQALSREIGICNKRGLHARASAKFVKLVGSFSADVRVEKDGMSVGGTSIMGLMMLAASPGCKITVIASGDDANAVLDAIEELVNERFGEEC, from the coding sequence ATGTCACAAACGCAGCTGTCATCACCATTAGTCTTTGCAGAACAAGCGCTATCCCGCGAAATTGGCATTTGTAACAAGCGTGGCTTACATGCTCGCGCTTCAGCCAAATTTGTTAAACTGGTAGGGTCGTTTAGTGCCGATGTGCGGGTAGAAAAAGACGGCATGAGCGTTGGTGGTACCTCTATAATGGGGCTTATGATGCTTGCGGCTTCACCGGGGTGCAAAATTACGGTTATTGCATCAGGTGATGATGCAAATGCTGTTCTTGATGCGATTGAAGAACTGGTTAATGAGCGCTTTGGCGAAGAATGTTAG
- a CDS encoding PTS sugar transporter subunit IIA yields MIGLVLVTHGRLAEEFLHAVVHVVGPQEKFATVCIGPDDDLDQRRDDILDAVQSVDEGDGVIILTDMFGGTPSNMAISVMEEGHIEVIAGVNLPMLIKLASVRHVESLQGALRAAQDAGRRYITVPSMVLADE; encoded by the coding sequence ATGATCGGACTCGTGCTTGTTACGCACGGTAGGCTAGCGGAAGAGTTTTTGCATGCGGTGGTGCATGTGGTTGGCCCACAGGAAAAATTTGCAACTGTTTGTATAGGTCCAGACGATGATTTGGATCAGCGCAGAGATGATATTTTAGACGCAGTTCAATCGGTTGATGAGGGCGATGGTGTCATTATCTTGACCGATATGTTTGGCGGCACACCTTCCAATATGGCCATATCGGTCATGGAAGAAGGGCATATTGAAGTTATTGCTGGTGTCAACTTGCCAATGCTGATAAAATTGGCAAGTGTAAGACATGTTGAGAGTTTGCAAGGGGCGTTACGCGCCGCACAAGATGCTGGACGGCGCTATATTACCGTACCCAGCATGGTTCTTGCAGACGAATAG
- a CDS encoding HPr kinase/phosphorylase produces MNETTNNPNLMHACALRLGSYGVIIKGQSGSGKSTIALALIEWAQSINRSAALVSDDYVLLSRDEQTVIASAPDTIRGLIEVRGAGVFRIEHQDKARIDLVVELEGKGERYPSSEGYDILGIKLPFLRLPSLENANPITICQAIEATLFKQAYKL; encoded by the coding sequence ATGAACGAGACGACGAATAACCCAAATTTAATGCATGCTTGTGCCTTACGCCTTGGTAGTTATGGAGTCATAATCAAGGGGCAATCAGGTAGCGGCAAATCAACTATCGCCCTTGCCTTGATCGAATGGGCGCAATCTATCAATCGCAGTGCCGCGCTGGTTAGTGATGATTATGTGCTGTTAAGCCGCGACGAGCAAACGGTGATTGCATCAGCACCAGACACAATTAGAGGATTAATTGAGGTACGTGGTGCCGGTGTTTTTAGAATTGAACATCAAGACAAAGCCCGCATTGACCTTGTTGTCGAATTGGAAGGTAAAGGCGAGCGTTATCCATCAAGCGAAGGCTATGACATTTTAGGAATTAAATTGCCTTTTTTACGCTTACCTAGTCTTGAAAATGCAAATCCAATTACTATTTGTCAGGCTATTGAAGCTACATTGTTCAAACAAGCTTATAAACTTTAA